TTctgggttttgattttttgagtTTGGTAAGAGCCTCGACGTGAGgtgttagggttttgatttggaGGTACAGTTCTAAATTTATGCAAAACTCCCATTAGGATTTTGATTTGTAGATTAGGATTTCGATTTAGGGATGCGGTTCTAGATTtccaagttttcaaaaaaataaattctggtttttgtttgttttacagAGATGTCGCAAACTGAAGAGGGAGCGGTGAATAGAGGAAAAGGTCAAAGCTTGTTGCTAGTTTCAGTGTTTTGAAAAAACTGTGGTCGGATGTACACCAACATGTGTGTACATATGAACAACCAGGAttttgtacatgtgtacacgcATGTATAGGTACATAATAAGTAATGTAGATATGAGTTTTCTTGTTGATAGATTGACATGTATATGTTGTGTTTGTTGGTGTAAGAGTCAGTACATTGAACAATATCAATCTATTCCATTGCAAAATATGAACAATATCAATATCAATCTATTCCATTCCAACATATAGCAATACCAATCTATATTGAGaaccatttaaaatattattgtaaactcgatcatatattttattgatgGGGTGGatgaaaattgtttaaaccaaCCATCTGTATAGTGAGTGAAATAAGTGTACACAAGAGAATGTGTACATATGGACATTAGAAAGAGTGTGTACATAtggaaaatagagagagagtgtgtacATATGGACATTAGATATCGAGAATTCGTGGATTGCAATATAACcataaatgtgtatttttatgactttaaaaatttaattgctTTATGTTAGATAGTTGTATGTAGTATCACTAGATGTATTTTGTGCTGGATGAATGGACTGGATCTTTGTGAAAAAATACTCACGTGTACACATGAGAACAATATCCACGTGTATACATTAGGAACGTAGTTGTACATATGTACAACTAATGACCTAGTTACATGTTTGTATGGTTTGTAGTTAGTTAGGAACGTAGTTGTACATATGTACATACTTTGATATTCAACATAAACCCAGACTTAACATCTTCTCTAATCTGCTACAATATTAGTTAAAACAATGAGCACAAGTTCTTTTCAAAGTTTTGTTAACTAACTGAGTTTTTTAGAGTGATAATCAGTGGGGGGGTTTTGTGTTGATTAgcacagtttttttttgaatgctGGTGAACAACAAACCCAAGCAAAATACGCACAAGtgggagaaagaagagagatagAGGTGAGGTTAATCTGAGCCGTCCATAAAATAACTAGCTCATCGAACGGTTCTGGTTCAAAGCAGGTAAATGTCTTATCCAGATCTGGTTTTCCAATAATTAATCTCAGCCGTTGACAATGTGAGGGAATGTGTGGCTGGGAAGAAAAGCCCGCCAATTGGATAACGAGTTAGTTGAGATGGGGTTGGGAGCAAACGAAAAAGGAAGAAGCTAGTTGAGAAAGTGTGTTTGTAGTGGAAAGTGACTCACCATGTAAATAAAAGTAGAAATGTGTCCTAGAGTGTAAATCTTTCTATATTTATCcaataatattatgtatatcttttttttatcaggattctcagaaaataaatttgaaagttATAGTAAACTTTTGGGAGggaataattttgaaaatttatttttaatcagtAATTGCCGGaacaataaataaagaaaataaagaaaaatattggtATCACTCGACTGTGTGATAAGCTGAACCTAGCCTACATGCATCTCAACCGTTCAAGTTAGCTTTTCTATGATTAATAATAACGctttagttatttataattatatgcaTGACATATGAGAACAAATATTCACATCAGTATCCAAGCCCTAGAGCGTTATTGTTTTTCCCTCACTCCTTCACATTTCAGAGTTAGTGAAACAAATCAAATGGCTCCAACGATCAGAACCCTCGCGAACTACAAATCTGACCATACCACTCTGTCGATTTCTTTGGAGAAGATTTGACAGCACTCTAACCCCTCCGACATTAGACGATGGATCCGAGACGTCGTCTATATATAGTCACCGTCGTTCGCGCTCTTGTCACCCTCTTGTCGTTGGAGTCGGCGTCCAGTGGACACCCCACCCTCATGGTATTTCCCATCCCCGCCGAGTCACTACCGTCCTGCGGATACTCTCCAGTTATGCGTGGGAACATCATGTCTTATCATCCAGCTCTCTCACTGTAAGCGTGTCCCCGACATCATTCCAAGGTTCCTCACGGATCCAAACACAACTTTTGTCGGTATTAGGAACTGTCAAGACGCGAAGAGGCTAGCACGAACTAGACATCAGTTGGAGATTGGAGAACTTCTTGACGCAAGGATGTATGTCGTGGATTCACAAGGCAGGAGTCTGAGGGGTCGTTCGTTTGAGGAGATTGTTGAGAAATGTATGGGGTTTCGAGGAGTGAAGCTTGATCGGGGGATAAGCAGGAGTGATTGGAGTGTTGAGTACCTTAGCAATGATCAGATACTTCAGGTGTCAGTAGATGCTTATGTTTGCTTCAAGCTTGATGTTTCTGCTCGTTTATGGCAAGTTAAATTTTAAGCGATGTATCGAAGTAACAAAATGTGCTGTACCGttgatctttcttcttttgtaagAGCACCTCCAACAACAAGTTCTAGAGGAAAGTGAATGGCCAAAAGTTCTAATGTTAGTTTTTTAGAAACTCTTCTCACACTAACAAAACACATATCACTCACCAAAGATAAATTGGTGCTTTTattgatttcaaaataataaaacaaattcaagtaattataataataatttttttttcatttagaaaCTTTGATGGTGTTTAACCATTGAAGTTGCTCTAGGTTGTGGAAAATAAAAACTGTTATTCACTCGCTGATTTCTTTTATAATAAGATTATGGGATAATGGTATACATGAATCTTAAAGAATTTGATAAATTTTGAGATTCCATTCGAaatcatttgttatttagaaattttagtttttactgaTTTTGTGAttctattaattttgttttttttgttttttaaaaaaaaatcgttttatCATTGGTATtagtatatacattttttttcctattttacTCATAAACgaataaaattaatcaaaataaagAGCCATTTAGGGAATATTCAAAATCTGATAACGTCTTTGGAACGAGAACAGTATATTCAAAATGTACCAAAGGAatatattgtttacaaatgtTGTTCTAGCTACGTCAATGTTTTATATGTGTCAGATAATTGTTTTGGAGTAAGGTGTAAGAGTCGTTGTAGATATTATGCAATAGGACAATGGCGCAATAGTATATTCATATAGTTGGCCATGGAGGGAAACATGGTCTGCAATATATGGTAGTGTGTCCTAAATAAACCCAATTCAGGACGTTATGTACAGTGACATTACACCAATATGAAACGTATAGAGTAGTGTTTCATGACTTAAGTAAAAGATTGTAACTAATAGAAACTTGGATCTATGTTCCTTGAAAAATTTCATGGGCTAAAATAGTGATGAATTTGCAAAACCAAAGATCATTTGTAGAtgaatcatatatgttttttacaaAGAATTATATAAGAGCTTTGTCTAGTCTTGTCTAATAGATCTTTATGATAAGTACTACATAAATCTTTAACAGgcaagcaagaagaagaagaagcaaaaacaTGAACAAGGATGACTGTGGATATATAACTTGAAACGCCTTTTGAGATAAATACCAAGAATATATACAATCATGAAACTTTGTCTCTTGGTTCGTTGATCCCTCTGAGTTTATGTTTGAGTTCTTACTAGTTATACTTGAATAAAAGTTTCTGAACTGTTGAAATATGATGCTTTTTCTTTCATATAGAATATTGGCCCATCAAGCATAAGCATATTGTTCATTTGATCAAGTAAATTTCCATTTGAGTCTCCTCATGAGAATCTATATTTTGATCCTATGAAGACAAAGATTATTTCATTCTCTAAGTGGATTATtacaaaagaagagatactATAAACCTTGAAAAATAGAGAAGTTATATGTTTTGTGGAAAACATTCTAAAGGAGTATTAGATAATTAACGAACAACCCGTAATCAGGAATTTTCATATTAGGTCCTAACCAGGATCATAAAAATGAGATGAACGTTTTTATTTCACAAAAAATGAAAGTTAcctattttttttcctatatcGTTCTCTCacttttgatttgttttcataaatttaattGAATTTCAAATCACTTAATTTATTTGAAttacaaagaaagaaatatatgattttgtttAACAAGATTCATGtgtaattatgttttatatttgataaaataaaaaactatgcTAAGCAAACACTAGTTAGAACAACCAAGATATCACACTAAAGTTTTCTTATACCACATAAAGTTAGGAAAACGAATAAGCcgatgaatgttttattttattttatatagttagaataatataacaaaccattatttcataatacatcatataatataacaaaagaTTCAATCAAGATAACTAAATCATATGGTCGTGAGATGATGAAGGACTTTCAACTTCAGCAGAACATCTGTTCCAAACCTCATTAGTTTTGAAAGAAACTTGAGAAGCAAAGCGTTTGAGTTGATACAATCGAAACATGAACTTTCTAATCTCCATGTAGCATTCTTTTCCAGCTCTTACTACCATCAAACAACACTCTCTTGAAACAGGTTTGTTTGTAAGAATCTCGCTAAGAACATCTTCATTACATTCTGAAATACCACTGGGCCCCATCTTATCAGCGCAGGTTCCGAGATACGTTTTGTATTTTGGTGGGAGGTTTTCTAGCATATAAATATTGTACTCCTGCGAAGCCGGCGATAACGCATCCAATGTATCAAACTCAGCGGGATTGACAAGTGGTTTATCGTCAACATCTTCTTGGCCCAAACATGGATACGCACATGACACTAAAGTGTTGATTATGAAAAATGCCATAAAAATTGTCTTAGTGTccattttatatgattaatttttttctcctcTTACCATGATAtctaattgtatatatatagtaatcaAATGGTTTTGAATGTTATTGATGTTGaatgtattaattaattaaataacattttagTTGTTTTGAAATAACACAATTCCTTTATTACTTTAGTTAGCTCTaagaataacatttttaaattgatttctatGTTACATGCATTGATAGTTAATTAAATACTCACTATGTTTCATGTGTCTTCAATTTTTTTGCATACAAATTAAGAAAGTTAAAGTTTGTTGGTTATccttattaaatataatattttgtttggatttattttataatgaacTAAAAATAAGAGGAAACTGAAATTCATTTTAAGtatttatgaaaaatgtataacgacatttataattacaaaatatttttataaaaataaaattacaccAATATGAAATGTATAGAGTAGTGTTTCATGTCTTAAGTAAATGATTGTAACTACAATGAAAACTTGGATCTATGTTTCTTGAAAAATTTCATGGTCTAAAATAGTGATGAATTTGCAAAATCAAAGAGCATTTGTAGATGaagcatatatgtttttttgcaAAGAATTGTATAAGAGCTTTGTCTAGTCTTGTCTAATAGATCTTTATGATTAAGTCCTACATAAATCTTTAACAAgcaagcaagaagaagaagaagcaaaaacaTGAACAAGGATGACTAGGGATATTTAACTAAAACGCCGTTTGAGATAAATACCAACATAGACAATCATGAAATTTTGATCCCTCAGAATTTATGTTTATTTGAGTTCTTACTGGTTATACTTGAATAAAAGCTTCTGAACTGTTGAAATATGGTGCTTTTTTTCATATAGAGTATTGGCCCATCAAGCATAAGCATATTGTTCCTTTGATCAAGTAAATTTCCATCTGATCAGTCTCCTCATGAGAATCTATATTTTGATCCAATGAAAACAAAGATTATTCCATTCTGTAAGTCGATTATTACAAAAGAAGAGATTATATAAACCTTGGAAAACAGAGAAGTTATATGTTTTGTGGAAAACATTCTAAAGGAGTTATAGATAATTAACTCACAGCCCGTTATCAGGAATTTTCATATTAGGTCCTAACTAGGATCATAAAATTGAGatgaaaatttttatttcacgaaaaataaaagttaactaTTGTTTTTCCCAATATCGTTCTCTcacttttgatttattttcataaatttaattGAATTTCAAATCACTTAATTTATTTGAGttacaaagaaagaaatataagtTTTTAACAAGATTCATGTgcaattatgttttatatttgataaaataaaaaactatgcTAAGAAACACTTGTTATAACAACCAAGATATCGCACTAAAGTTTTCATATACCACATTAGAGTTAGAAAAAATGAATAAGCcgatgaatgttttattttattttatatagttagaaTAATATAACAAACCATTATTTCATAATGCatcatataatataacaaaaggTTCAATCAAGATAACTAAATCGTGTGGTCTTGAGATGATGAAGGACTTTCAACTTCAGCAGAACATCTGTTCCAAACCTCATTAGTTTTGAAAGAAACTTGAGAAGCAAAACGTTTGAGTTGATACAATCGAAACATGAACTTTCTAATCTCCATGTAGCATTCTTTTCCGGCTCTTACTACCATCAAACAACACTCTCTTGAAACAGGTTTGTTTATAAGAATCTCGCTAAGAACATCTTCATTACATTCCAAAATACCACTAAGCCCCATCTTATCAGCGCAGGTTCCGAGATACGTTTTGTATTTTGGTGGGAGGTTCTCtaacatataaatattgtaCTCATGCGAAGCCGGCGATAACGCATCCAATGTATCAAACTCAGCGGGATTGACTAGTGGTTTATCGTCAACATCTTCTTGGCCCAAACATGGATACGCACATGACACTAAAGTGTTGATTATGAAAAATGCCATAAAAATTGTCTTAGTGTCCATTttgtatgatttattttttacttattctttgatttttttcctcCTCTTACCATGATacctaaatgtatatatatagtaatcaAATGGTTTTGAATGCTATTGATGGTGaatgtattaattaataaaataacatttttagtttttttgaaaTAACACAATTCCTTTATTACTTTAGTTAGCTCTAAGAATAACAtctttaaattgatttatatgtttcaGGCATTGATAGTTAATTAAATACTCACTATGTTTCATGtgtctttatattttttgcataaaaataaacaaagtaaaaaaattttggttatccttattaaatataatattttgtttggaTTTATGTCATGAACTAAAAATAAGAGGAAactgataattattttaagtatttatgaaaaatgtataacgacatttatatttactaaatattttttaaaaataaaattacaccAATATGAAACATATAGAGTAGTGTTTCATGACttaagtaaaatattttaactaatgGAAACTTGGATCTACGTTTCTTGAA
The Brassica napus cultivar Da-Ae chromosome A1, Da-Ae, whole genome shotgun sequence DNA segment above includes these coding regions:
- the LOC125582907 gene encoding protein DOWN-REGULATED IN DIF1 11-like, with protein sequence MDTKTIFMAFFIINTLVSCAYPCLGQEDVDDKPLVNPAEFDTLDALSPASQEYNIYMLENLPPKYKTYLGTCADKMGPSGISECNEDVLSEILTNKPVSRECCLMVVRAGKECYMEIRKFMFRLYQLKRFASQVSFKTNEVWNRCSAEVESPSSSHDHMI
- the LOC125582926 gene encoding protein DOWN-REGULATED IN DIF1 11-like yields the protein MDTKTIFMAFFIINTLVSCAYPCLGQEDVDDKPLVNPAEFDTLDALSPASHEYNIYMLENLPPKYKTYLGTCADKMGLSGILECNEDVLSEILINKPVSRECCLMVVRAGKECYMEIRKFMFRLYQLKRFASQVSFKTNEVWNRCSAEVESPSSSQDHTI